CTTGTTTCTATTAGCATCAGTGTATGGCTTTTTCAGGTAGAGCAGTGATAGCAGCATCGTTATAACAGGATAAAGAATGTGAAAGTTTGCTTAAGCTGCCTTGTAAATgtaaagagaatttaaaattctggtgtgttttgttggtttctttggtgtttttttcttttcctttttgtttcaggTGAATCAATTCAGATCTTTGCTGAGATTGAGAATTGCTCTTCCCGTATGGTGGTGCCAAAGGCAACCATTTACCAAACACAGGCATTCTATGCCaaagggaaaatgaaggaagTCAGACAGCTTGTTGCCAACCTCCGTGGGGAATCCTTGTCATCTGGCAAAACAGAAACCTGGAATGGCAAACAGTTGAAAATTCCACCTGTTTCCCCTTCAATCCTTGACTGTAGTATAATCCGTGTGGAGTATTCGCTGATGGTATGTTGGGCAGTCTGTTTCACTCGCGAGAGTGAGTAGCTTCCAACATGCCATACAAATTTCTAGCACAGCATTTTGTGATCATTAGTTATGAAAGAAATACATGTTCTGGTATTAGTGTCATGACAGGAGATCTGGTAAGTAAATTTAGTTTAGATCATGCAAGTTCTTAAAGCAGCTGTCTGTCAACTAAGCAAGCATTTAATGAGTAGACTGCATTTCTATGTGAGGGCTCATGTTAAGACTCTTCTTAACTTGAAGAGCTCATGTCTCCATAGGGGCATGGGCCCTAAAAGGGGCTATTAGAAACAAGCTCCTCATGAAAACTTTCATAGAAAGATAACTTAGACTAATACTTATGAAATGCTGATAAGACCCCCACATTTTAATCATAtacttgtttcatttttcttcaggtCTATGTTGATATTCCAGGAGCTGTGGATTTATTCCTTAACTTACCACTGGTCATTGGTACCATTCCTCTACATCCATTTGGTAGCAGAACATCAAGCGTAAGCAGCCAGGGTAGCATGAACATGAATTGGCTTGGTCTGACACTGCCTGAAAGACTAGAAGGTAACTTGATAATACAAATCCCAATCAATTCGCTACTCTCTTGATTTTTGTCTGCTTTATTCATTGCAGTCTTGTTAACAGAGTCAAATTACATCCTTTTATAATAAAGCCCACAGGAAATCCGTTGTGGATGTTTTCTTGCCACCTGCTTGTTCTATGTAgagcaagagatttttttcattccctgcCTTTCTGTTTCTAGGACAGGTTGTGAAATCTAGCTTCTTTGGAAAGTGgcagaaataaaagcacaggATACCATTGTATCTGTGCATAACTTCATTGCTTCCACTTCCAGTATCCCAATTGCAACCTTGGTTATAAGGCATTGCAACCCATAATAGCAGTTTCTGGGCTTTCTCACCAGCCTTAGTAGCCAAGGCtttgtgaaaaaatattcttttctatGGGAGATCTCTCATGGCCAAAGAAAGAATTAtgtatttccttccttctctttttgcaTATCtaatatattgctttttttaagTACAAACCCCAGACCTGGAGACTTCTGGAGTACAGAGGACTGCAATGTTCTGTCATTTCTACCTGTACAGAGATTAAATTATCTTTGGTATGATTTAAATTTTAAGAGGGATAATTAAGCCACAATAAACAGTGGTCAGTCTGTCTTTGAACATAAGCTTAATAttagaataaaacaaaatagtCTCCCTTTTTTGTTTAACAATTTTTAAGTCATTGTTTATCTGCTGGTGAATCTTTCAGTGGTTGAAGTTTAAAATTTATCATGTTATGTATTTTGTCATGCATAAGAATTTGTTGTTTGAACTCTATGTACCttctccctccagcacctcctaGCTATGCAGAAGTGgtcacagaggaaaacagacaGTCTGGCCTTGCACCTGTAGCTGCTTTTGATGATTTTCAGAGAGCACTGCAAGGACCATTATTTGCATATATCCAGGAGTTTCGTTTTCTGCCTCCTCCCCTATATTCAGAAGTAGGTATATCTGTCAGACTATGATGATTTATATATTGTTtgtgactgatttttttttttttttttttttgtctgatggAATAAGTTTAGAAAGCTGTTTCTCGTTCCTAAAATTGGGAGAAACcattaaaattataaacatGGAATAAGTTGGTTTTGAGgaggatttttgtttgcttgcaaGATGCAGATGAATTGCATCAAGAGTTTTCCATGCCTGTTTTACAGCATGGGTTACcctttttataattaatttttttttttaatttttttacatgaaCTCTGCAACCTTACATTTAAAAGGTGCTCCATGAGGTGCCTTGGCTTCTCCATCATGCTGTTTCCTGGAGCTGCCAACCTGGGAGGTAGTTTTTGTTGGCAGCACTCTTCCCTAGTCTAATACTTTCTGGAAATTTTCCAAGTGTTGTTCGCCATTTTAGAAacataatgtttttaaatttgtgtattaaaaataaGGTTTCAACTCTTTTACCTCTGCTGCTTCCTAACATTTTATAGCAACCACTAAACTGTTTTGCCTGCATGTGTGTTTAAATTCTGTGAATGTAGGCCTTTCAGAAGTTTCAGGTAGAAAAGCGATGTATTGGTATTAATTTATGACTTAAGTTTTCTGAAGTACACAGTTCTTAAACACTTTTGGcctttacagaaataaaaatgcagccaCCGAATAACTATGAAAGAGATGcaaattttaaagcttttcatgttgttttttttttttgtttttcaagaaaaagaagtgatataggacaaatgaaaaaagtgtCCTCGGGCCAAATTTTGTCTGAATTGATCCACTTTAGGAAAATAGCATTATGTAGCACAACTTCCCCCTCCAGgcttgaaatgcaaaaaaaaaaaaagctatatgAAGTTAACTGATTCAATGTTGTCTAAAAGATGCAATGTACGCTTAAACTATTCTTACCATCTAGTTTTTGAGACCTAAGTTAGCAGGCTTATACCCTTTATTTCTCCTatagagaggaagaagaggtaAGGTTTAGAACACATGAACTTTTTGAAACATCCCATAGGATATTTGAGGATTAActactttaatttaaaagtagaatgatttttttattgataAATTTCTGCCATTTCAAGAAAAACTTCTTTGCTTCTCTCAATTACATATTTCTTAAATTATGTTTCCAGTGATATGTGTCATGTAATCTTTTTTGTATATATCAGATAATTCAAAAGACTTCTGTGTGAGTaatggagaatttttttttttatagcagtTATTCATGCTTATCCTTAAATTACCATCAACTTGTAGTTTAAAGTCTTCCACTGGATCTAATATTTCTATTACTGCTTATCCAAAGTTTTGTCTAACTAGAagtttttcaattatttcaatAACCCTTACACTGGAAATGCCACATATCATTATAATTGTCTTAAACTtgtgaattttgatttttattcctAGCAATTCATGCTAAAATGCACTGGGTTGttgtggcttttatttttggggtgtttttttgttctggGTTTATTTGGTCaattgtttgggggtttttttgtttcgggcttttttcctttttcttttggttaGATTGATCCAAACCCAGATCAGCCCACAGATGAGATACCGTCTTGCCCCTCTCATTGAAGGAATCCATAAAAAGCTGACTTGACTTGGGTTTTGAATCACACCTGTGTTGAAGATCAAGGTGTCATAGTGGAGActtgcttttaaaggaaatggCATTGCTCTTGCCTGTATGGTGAACAAATGAAAAGAACCTGTGATCATGCTTTGACACCTACAGCACATCATAGGACTGCTCCACATGCTTGAAAACCTGTGTCCCCCTCCATTAAATAGTGGCACATACTAGGAGCAGCCTTATTAGCATGCAGTCAGGTGTTTGAAAACACTCAAACCATGTAAGAGCGGAATGGCTGCTTTCTATGATTATATGAAAATTTGCACGTGCTTATTACTTATGTTATACAGTTAAGTGTCACTACAACTTATTTCATTTGTGATGGACTGTTGTTAACACCCCCCCCAATTGTTTGTGATCTGCACAACAAGGAAAATAAGACAgctttgacaaaaaaaaaaaaaaaagaagagatgaaggCTGACAAATGCCCtgacttttcttttaatttgatgTAGCCTGGACTTAACCTGCATATATGCACATGCTCAGAATTGTCCTAGTAGGCTGATCCTGTATCACCTCTTCAGCTTGGATCCTATTGTGGATTTATTTACAAACATTACATGCCTTCAGAGTCAATCCTTGCTGTATGTTTTGCAGCCAACTGTAGTAGACAAGAAACAGATAGGTGGGGGAAGAGATAACAGAAGGAAACTAATAAGAGACGTGATCAAGATTGCATAActtcttgattttttaaaagaatttgttgcctttctgcttttattgCAAAGCAATGTTTTGTTACAGACTGCCTAAAGATCATGTAATCTCAGGTGAATTCATCACTTGCCAAACTGTTAGAATGCTATTTGTTTTGTTATGTTGCACTGTTATTTAtatttgtggtttggttttgttctttgagGGGGATTTTGAACCCGGACATGCGCAAAACTTACAAAGTGAAAGCAGCACCAGCAGACACTAGCAAAGTGTGAAAAGAAAGTGTGAAGAAGGGATAATCATATGCTGTCCAGGGTTCATGGGCAGAGATAGCTTAACTATtagggatgggaaggagaaggtTTGTTAGTTGatttgtgtttggttttatttaaataatagtTACCTAATCAtcaaaaattatatataaaatgagTCTCCAGTAGAAAGTGTATTTCAGATTGCAAGAAAAAATTGAACTATGGCAACtaagcagcagctcagtttgTCCATTTGGTATTATCTTCAAGGTTTATGATACtctgtcatagaatcatagaataccagattggaagggacctcaaggatTATCTGGTTCAacctttcttggcaaaagcatggtctTGATGAGATGACCTACTACACCTAAAAAGTGTCCAATGTTGGGGAAtctgccacttccctggggagattATTCCAATGGCTGATTGTTCTCATTGTGAAAAATTGTTCTCTCGTGTCCAATTGGAATCTCCTGAGGAGTAACTTGTACCTATGACCCCTTGTCTTTTCCATGTGACTCCTTGTAAAAGGGAAGTCTCCATTTTCTTTGTAGCCACCCTCTAAATACTGGAACAtg
This genomic interval from Corvus moneduloides isolate bCorMon1 chromosome W, bCorMon1.pri, whole genome shotgun sequence contains the following:
- the LOC116437357 gene encoding arrestin domain-containing protein 3-like translates to MVLGKVKSLTISFDYLSNSNIPVYSSGDTVSGRISLEVTGEIRVKALKIHARGHAKVRWSESRNAGSNTAYTQNYTEEVEYFNHKDVLVGHARDDDNSEEGLHTIHSGRHEYAFSFELPQIPLATSFEGRHGSVRYWVKAELHRPWLLPVKLKKEFTVFEHIDINTPSLLSPQAGTKEKTLCCWLCTSGPISLSAKIERKGYTPGESIQIFAEIENCSSRMVVPKATIYQTQAFYAKGKMKEVRQLVANLRGESLSSGKTETWNGKQLKIPPVSPSILDCSIIRVEYSLMVYVDIPGAVDLFLNLPLVIGTIPLHPFGSRTSSVSSQGSMNMNWLGLTLPERLEAPPSYAEVVTEENRQSGLAPVAAFDDFQRALQGPLFAYIQEFRFLPPPLYSEIDPNPDQPTDEIPSCPSH